The Frondihabitans peucedani DNA window GGTCGACCACGCCACGAAGACCGCCACCATCACCCCCGAGGTCGGCGACGAGTGGACCATGGAGTACGACCAGGTCGTCATGACCGCCGGTGCCGTCTCGCGCACGTTCCCGATCCCGGGCGTCGCCGACGAGGCCATCGGCCTCAAGACGATCGAAGAGGCGCAGGCGATCCGCGACAAGCTCCTCACCAACTTCCAGAAGGCCGCCAACCTGCCCGCCGGGCCGCTGCGCGACCGTCTCCTGACCGTCGTCGTCGTCGGCGGCGGCTTCGCGGGCATCGAGATCTTCGCCGAGCTCCGCAGCTTCGCGACCGACCTCCTCAAGAACTACCCGGGCCTCACCATCGACGACACCCACTTCCACCTCGTCGAGGCGATGGGCAGGATCATGCCCGAGGTCTCGCTTGAGACGAGCCACTGGGTGCTCAAGAACCTCGCCGAGCGCCAGGCGATCGTGCACCTCGACACGCAGCTCCAGTCGGCCGTCGGCGGCAAGATCGAGCTCTCGACCGGCGAGTCGTTCGAGTCCGACCTCATCGTCTGGACCGCTGGCGTCATGGCGAACCCCGTGGTCCGCAACACCGACTTCCCGATCGAGGCCCGTGGCCGCATCAGCGTCCAGCCCGACCTCCGCATCGTCACCGAAGACGGCACCGTCGTGCCCGACGCCTGGGCCTGCGGCGACGTCGCGGCGACCCCCGACCTCACCGGCGGCGGCGTCGGCGGCTTCTGCGTGCCGAACGCGCAGCACGCCGTCCGCATGGGCAAGCAGCTTGCGAAGAACCTCACCGCCAGCCTGCGCGGCGAGAACACCCGCGACTACCGCCACGACAACCTGGGCGCCGTGGCCGGCCTCGGGATCGGCGTCGGGGTCTTCCAGAGCGGCAAGTTCGCGCTGAAGGGCTTCCCGGCGTGGGCCGCGCACCGCGGCTACCACGGTCTGGCGATGCCGTCGTGGGAGCGCAAGATCCGCGTCGTCACCGGCTGGGCGAACAACGCGGTCCTCGGCCGCGACATCGCGTCGCTCGACAACGTGACCACGCCCCGCGCCGCATTCGAGGAGTTCGCCTCGCGTCCGAAGCCGGCCGCTCCCGCAGCCGAGTCCGAGTCCGCGGCGACCCCGCAGATCGGCCAGCCGGCGGGCGAGCCCGGCCCGGTCTACGCCACTCCCGCCGACGGCGAGAAGGCCGCCGAGCCGGCCGCAGCGCCGAAGCGCGCGCCCCGCAAGGCCGCCGCGAAGAAGACGCCTGCCGCCGCGGAGGCTCCCGCCGCCGAGTAGGGCGCCCCTCTCGACTGCGGGTCTCGACCTGCCTGGACGCTCCCGACCACGAACATCCGTGGTCGGGAGCGTTCTTCGTGGTCGGGGCGCACTCAGTACAGTGAGACAGCACGCCCCCGTAGCCCAATCGGCAGAGGCAGGCGACTTAAAATCGCCTCAGTCAGGGTTCGAGTCCCTGCGGGGGCACCGCCCGAGCGGACTCCCCGGGCATCGGCTCGAGAACCGCTGTTCAGACGGCGTCGTCGCCCGCGGGCTCCACGTACCGGACCCACACCCACGTGCTGAGCGCGAGCACGGCGAAGGCGACGGCCGCCACCACGAGGGGCAGCACCGGGAACGCCTCCTCCGGGTCGCCCGCGTAGACGACCGCGGCCATGGCCACGCCGACGACGCCGAGCCCGACGAGGGTGGGCCGCGACCACGAGTAGAGCGCGCGGCCCGGCAGGGTCCCGATCGGGACGAGCAGGACGATGAGAGAGCCGAGCCCCGCGAGACACACCGTCGCGAGCGTCTCGCGGGTGATCTCGACGGCGAAGACCGTGTCGCCCAGCGG harbors:
- a CDS encoding NAD(P)/FAD-dependent oxidoreductase, encoding MPKILIVGGGYAGFYTAWKLEKWLRKGEAEVTVVDPLPYMTYQPFLPEVAAGSIEPRHAIVSLRRHLKSTNVITAKVTKVDHATKTATITPEVGDEWTMEYDQVVMTAGAVSRTFPIPGVADEAIGLKTIEEAQAIRDKLLTNFQKAANLPAGPLRDRLLTVVVVGGGFAGIEIFAELRSFATDLLKNYPGLTIDDTHFHLVEAMGRIMPEVSLETSHWVLKNLAERQAIVHLDTQLQSAVGGKIELSTGESFESDLIVWTAGVMANPVVRNTDFPIEARGRISVQPDLRIVTEDGTVVPDAWACGDVAATPDLTGGGVGGFCVPNAQHAVRMGKQLAKNLTASLRGENTRDYRHDNLGAVAGLGIGVGVFQSGKFALKGFPAWAAHRGYHGLAMPSWERKIRVVTGWANNAVLGRDIASLDNVTTPRAAFEEFASRPKPAAPAAESESAATPQIGQPAGEPGPVYATPADGEKAAEPAAAPKRAPRKAAAKKTPAAAEAPAAE